Within Porites lutea chromosome 2, jaPorLute2.1, whole genome shotgun sequence, the genomic segment CAAGCAACAACCAGAGAGTATTAATAAACTCCCCTGTTTGCGAACTGAATCATACAGTACTTTGTGTCTGACCTTCAAAATTATCACTTTTCTTCCTTAAAGACATAACAGACATTATGGACATGACATAACTGCATAGTGTTATGGTTTCTATGGAAACCATACacacaaaaacggctgcgaggtaGATTAACCCTTGAAGAGCTTTTAATCTTCTTCACAGGGTTTTGCAGTAAAAGCTAGATGAGAGGAGACAGAGAGTCTTAAGTGTCATAACAAGGAAACAACGTTGTTTGGAAATGAATCCTCTTTATTACGCACAGCTGTGATTCACAACCACTTCACTGTAAAAATatgagaaaaatatattaaatttattcAATATACTGCAAGATCTGTATTGAATAGACTAAGTACTATATGGGAGTGATGTTCTTACAGATATCTGATATACACATCTAaaaatatttgtattttataaatttgttggatgtcaaaaataatgtaaCTATTAGAGTTCGTAGTTTAATTTTCACACGTAAAATTCTTTGGTAGCAGAAGGTGGCACACTGCAAATATAGTAAAGTTGCTTTGAGCCTTTTCCTTGCATTTTAATTGCATTATTGGTCTGCAAAGCACTTTTTTAACATTGTAGGCCACAAGACCTTTCTGTCATTTTTATAGTGATTTAGTACAAACTAGCTCTAAAAACTCATGTCATGATTCCCTTGCAAACCTCAAGAGACTGCAAAAAAAGACTGACTATGTTTTAAGCCATCAAGaggaagaaataaaagatttagATTCCAATCAGAAAAATTAACGAGGAAAGTTCATGGGCTGTTTGACGCTAGTAAAAAATTATTAGAAATGTTGAAGCAGCAAAAGGAAAGTCATTCTAAACGACATGTTATATTTTTAAACACAATTAAACTATTATATTTTTGCTTGAGTTTGACCTGATCAATCACACACACAACAAAATCATGACTGTCAGCTAGCTTTGTAACAAAAACATCCTTTCAGTGCCAAACATGACATAATGTCCTGTGAAACGTCCAAGTTTTGAAGGCAAACGTACTGATTAGTATAATGGTGAAGAAAATAACAGCTCCCCAAAACATCTGTCACAAAACTGATCGCCAACAGTTAACCTAATAGGTTGCAAAAAGTTACTTGCAGTCAGCCACTCTCagttatttgaaaaaaagtaatatggTTAGCCAAACTTGTCTGACAAGTAATGCCACACCAGCACAGGAAAATGGCTCACCACAATTCGTCGGATTAAATCATACTACAATCTTGGATCCTTTTGCATGTTATTATCACTGCATGGTTGTCAGCTGGCTCGAGATAAGACCATACCTTACAGGTAACAGTTATATGTAATTGGCCAAAAGATTTTATGTGTTGAGCATCTGTCTGTCATCTGACAGATATTTTGCAGGAGCTGTTCTTCACTTGATACCCATTGTTTGAtgattaataaaattattactaACATATTTAGTGGCATTTGTAGGTGATGAGATCATAGATGAAAATGATGGTGTTTCATTAGACAGTACATTCATGCCAAGCAAACTAATGCTGTAAAGCATCCCACATGTTCTTGGTCTCCTCTCTAGCTCTAGGGATGTCACTGTAATCCAACAGATCAGCATTCCAGATGGCCACACCATTCAAACCATTTTCAGCTGCAAACTTGTACTTGGCTTTGAGGCTGTCCGGGTTGTCATACCACACTTGGTGCTTTCCACCAACACTGTCTTCATAGTTGAAAAAGTATGAGGCAGTATCTTCATCCCACTGAGGACCAACTGTTGCCCTGCTAACCACTAAATCCTCTATTTCTGCATACTCTATCTGTCTCCCAGCAGCATCACTACAATTCACGCCCCGGAATGGAACATGTTTGATGCTGCAAATTCGATCATCTGTGAGTTCAATGCAGGGGTAGTCATAACCATACCAAGGCAATCCAAGGACAAGCTTTTCTGGTTTGATTCCTAATGCTAGGTATTCTCCCACAgctaaagaaagaagaaaaagaatgaaattatAGTCTTATCCAGCAGGATGAAACAGGCCTGTAATTAACTAGCATCTTCATTTCGCAACTTAATTTCTGAGATTTCATGTCAGACCAAATTTTTTAAGGTAACTCACTTGTCAGCTTAAAAATAAGAGAAGAtgaataatttttgaaaataataatcagGTCTGTGCTCTAGAAGTACTGGTACCCAGTCACAGGCCCCATGCAGGCACCTTACTTTTGCTTTTGGACAACTCAGaaatcttattttcttttcacaaaaatCATATCCTTGGCAGCaagaatttcacactaacacATTGTAGCTTCAAAGTACTGGGCTTCCTTCAATAATTTTCAGAGTACAGCcttactgcacttttcacaaacatcgaactctaaagttcaaaagccgccttcacaattgcgtttttcgctgccgtcaatcataattacgatcacaagcaacgaaccttgaaacacagaaacacacaaaatggatcgaaatccaccaatcacaaatcacaaaccttgaccttttgaacccgttaaagtaaagttttgtttcctaagaggtccattaagatgattgacggcagcgaaaaacgcaatcgtcagttggcttttgaacttcagaattctcatgtttgtgaaaagcgcagtaatagtaataaaaaaataataatttagaaataaaaattatattaaatTTATAAAAAGGATGTACCATGTGTTGTTTGATTTAGAGGTGAATTTGCCTTTGCTATGCAGTCTCCTTTGATCTGACTCTGTTCATCATATGCCATTATGACCAGAAAGTCCACAACTTTTGAAAGAGCCTCTGCATCATAACACCGTCCATCAATACAATCTGGCGACCATGCAACATCAAAAGATACCTGAAAATTGGCAAAAGGATAATAGTTCTATTTTTACCTTGGCAATGAGCAGCGATTCTTTGTAACCTGAGAAAAAAGCTGACATTTCATGACagcaccactggtttccctgtaaAACAGCATCTGAGTAACAAGTAAATAAATTCCGTACTGGTAATGtgccactacccagatctgggaagtgcttctgataattttaaatgaaggaaattttcagccaataagaagcattacccagatctgggtagagaAATGTCATCATAAGTGAATTTatgcaacaggacggcagaaagaagaggacagCAAAATGCTTGTgttgacagggctattacttgcgtgttttgtcgtgatcttcacttaacattaatGTATTCTGCTCTTTTacaaaagatctgtttaaagaaaGATGAAGTTTGAGGCAAAATttcttcaaacaaaattattgtcaggcttgtcacacaaggtttgctgttttttttgaTCTCTCAttctgttgcgtaagttcactatggaatttctgcaatcGTTACTCAAAAGTCATTTTGAAGGAAAATCGATCGTGGTGTTGTAAAATGTCTGCTGTTCTTCAGGCTACAATTCATTAATATTACACCATTTCTGATAACAGAAAGAGAAGTCCTCAAAGACTTGGGACTGGTACTGAGTGAACAGTGAGAAATGTCTACCTGACAGTGTCTGTCATAACAGCAATGGAAGAGCAGTAGGTACCAAAACACATCAATAATACTTATTCTTAGGTTGCATTCAATTGGTTGCAATATACAATACATGGGCAGATTTAGGGTTTGGCTAAGTGGACTGTGGCCACACCTTTTTCTGTGAAATTCTACATTAGTTTTAAAGAATTATTCTCAGCAAAATAAATAGGATCTATATAGTTTGCAGGTGTCCTAGCTGCCCCTTTCTGGATTTTCTGGATCCACCCAGGGCTGCCATTAAAGGAATATTGAGAAAAAAGTTACTTGCACAAAGGAAAACTTTGTACTGGAACATCTGTTATCCTGGTTGGTATACAACAATCAGTTGTATGGGAATTCTGAAGGCTTCAAAACCCACTTGGATATTCTTACTCCTTTATAACAATTCCCAGCTTAAATGATCTCTAGACTATTTTTGAAAGATACCTGTGAATGTTTCATAACTTGACGAAATGCTGTTCTTGTCTCATTCACCAGCTTAGTTAACAATGTAACCTCCCTTGATCTCTTGGGTATTGGTGACTCAATGTCGATATTCACTCCGTCTGCATGCCTTGCTAAGGTTTCTTTGGTCAGGTTTTTAATCCATTTTGTTCGCAACTCTTTGTTGCCAAGCTTTTCTGTAGGAAAGTTTGCTGCCAATACAACCCGTACCccctgccaaaaaaaaacacaacacagTTCGGACAATTTAAGGGTTAGGGTGTGTCAAGAAGAGGTTACTGCTAAGTAACTTGCTTCCTACATGTATACTGGTATGAATTTTAAATAAAGTCTTCTTATAGCAGGGCTCGAAATAATTTTCGGATAGTCTCCGGTCACGATGACCAGCCAAATTCATTTTTGCTCGGTCACGTATTGTTTCTGGCCGGTCAAATGTATATGATGAATTACTCTTTTAGGGGCCCATAAACCAgagtaaaaacttgcaagaggtgacaggccgcacatcttcaccggcgtgaaacctttgaaaccttttatatactgctccattgaggagacttctttcagggatcttacagtttaaaatttgaacgatGATGTCGCTTCTATATAGCGGACCAAggtacggctcggtacagtttatgttcagcaagggaaaattgtgtaagttgagcagaacctttaaaatgttcaacagacaatttattcagttcgGGCGTTtaattcctgttgaatttgtagccCGTTTATCAGATATGTCTActcaaatataataatttttccatagctgcCGTTATCTTAGAGTAACTGCTTTTCATATCTCCGTAAAGTTTaggtttacgcgatctcagagGACAATGTTTCGCTGTACACAGCACGTAG encodes:
- the LOC140929096 gene encoding di-N-acetylchitobiase-like; protein product: MEKSLAICFVVVLVNFSAFVRGKCPCEDKALCEPIARPQGKEFLMFSTKPNDWKKYDWTKVTTIALFRPWDDELMCEAHKRGVRVVLAANFPTEKLGNKELRTKWIKNLTKETLARHADGVNIDIESPIPKRSREVTLLTKLVNETRTAFRQVMKHSQVSFDVAWSPDCIDGRCYDAEALSKVVDFLVIMAYDEQSQIKGDCIAKANSPLNQTTHAVGEYLALGIKPEKLVLGLPWYGYDYPCIELTDDRICSIKHVPFRGVNCSDAAGRQIEYAEIEDLVVSRATVGPQWDEDTASYFFNYEDSVGGKHQVWYDNPDSLKAKYKFAAENGLNGVAIWNADLLDYSDIPRAREETKNMWDALQH